The sequence TGGTGGTCATTGTTGCAAATCATTGTGTGTTTTGTTTCAGAGATGTGAGGGTATCTACAGCTGACTGAAGTGAAGACCAGCATCTCAACCATGGGGAAGCGGTATTACTGTGACTACTGTGACCGGTCCTTTCAGGACAACATGCACAACAGGAAAAAACACCTGTATGGTGTTCAACACCACAGATCTAAAAAGGCCTGGTTTGACAATTTCAGGGGTAAGTCGTTTCATTTCCCAAGAGTTTCATGGTGCCTTTAAGACAAAAGACTAGGAGAAATCTTTACGTTAGTGATTTTCAGGTCAGGGAAGTCAGAAATCTAGGATGATGgctgcctttccttacagttctctgctgccaatgactggaacgaattgcaaaaatctctgaagctggagtcttatatctccccctctaactttaagcatcagctgtcagagcagcttaccgatcaccaatctgtaaatagcacacccaactacctcatccacatattattacttaccctcttgctcttttgcaccccagtatctctacttgcacatctatcactccagtattaatgctaaattgtaattattttgcctctatggcctatttattacctacttccctactcttctacatttgcacacactgtacatagatttttctattgtgttattgactgtacgtttgtttatgtgtaactgttgtttttgtcgcactgctttgctttatcttggccaggtcgcagttgtaaatgagaacttgttctcaactgcctacctggttaaataaaggttaaatattattattatatatattttttgatgctTGAGTTTCTGACTTACAGTTGGATGACTGTAAAAAAATCTGACTGGGAAAACAATTTTTTCTGGGGtgggagttcccagttgtcttgaatgcaccatTTGTCCAACATGGTTTGGTGTCAGAAAAAAACTGCATGGTGCTCTTAGAGGGCCAATCAGTagttaaaacaataacaaagccacTGTTTCGGtagaaagctgagggatggggctggagaaatgtaatcactccCAAATtcctagacagagctatggatgcaaggacaggGACTGACCATCGATAATATCAgaattattgttttaaccatgttttttaggctatacagtgtttgtttacatttactttgtttacaaacattggagtaaaactagCATATATTTTGCATTCTGAtgacagttaaactaagctcatgaggcatttataagttatattttttaagaatcagtgggtacatatcattaatttgtAACTCTAAAAATGGATttagcaactgctgattgaccTTTTAAAAAAAATGATAATAACGGAGTCTTGGTATAAGGTGCTCTTTGAAAAAGGGCACTCTATAGACTGGCAGAAAAAAAGAAAGAGGATGGTGGCCACCACTtcgtaaatgttaaatgtagaaAAAATAATTATCTTGCACTCTTAAAGAACGAATGCAGGCACTTCTTGATTTAAAAAGGCTTTATTTACTTGGCATTTCAGTAGACATATTTAAAAATAGCATGTTTTGACTTCAGATCATCAGATCAGGGCTTAAAGGTTTGACACAGTAACCAATTAGAAGACATGGAACGTAATTAAACAAAATAACAGCATAAAGAGATGGTTGTGATTCAATTCAGAATGATGTGATCAAATACATTTCAGTTCGAGTCCTTTTCTGAATGAAATTGCAGTCCATTGTTGTTATGACCGTTGCCAGAAGATACCAATCCTACCCTTACActtgtttacactgagctgcactgtGGTCAGAAAACATACCTCAATGCAGGGTTGGGGATATGCCATTGTACTCCAAATGTTTACCTTTATCCACACTGTTCCAtcgagaagattgaaatactTACAGCCAGTTTTCCTGGAAAACTGCCCTTATCGTCttcatgctagctagcagtagccaCAGCAGCCATTACTGAATGGCACATCACGTTGAACAACAAAGGAGATAATTGGCTGACACTGCCATTCCAAAGTGGCTGTTGTGGCTACTGTATGTTTTCCGTTAGGGTTGGTATCTTCTGGCAACATCTGACAGATACTTGTCGTAACAGGCTGTAGACAATATGGCACCTCTTCTCTCATCACAGATGCAGCAGCCGTCCTGTATGATGAACAAACTAAGAAACCCTGCAGGAAATTTCTTCAGACAGGTAAAGACAACAAAGATAGAATGAACATTTTAATGAAAGACCCTTACAACAATCGGTGTGTAATGCTTCTTTTTTTGTCCTTTGCATCAGGCCAGTGTGTGTTTGGCAACAACTGTAGGTTCTCTCACATGTCAGAGAGGGACATGGAGAACTTAAGAATGCAGATTGAAGGTGAGTTGTTTCCACAAGATGGCACTGTCTGCCATGGACATGGTCCTCAACTTGAGAGTGGTAATTTATGAGCAATGCTGTCGTTGTTGTCGCAACCTTGCATGATGCTAACATTTTTAAGAAGTACAATTTTCCGTCATTATGGTGGCAAGTTACTCTGGTATTTCAATTATGAACACACAATGCCACTCTGTTAATTTAGGTGGTTCAATGAAATCTATAATAGTAATCATCTTCACTAATTTCACTCAGAATTCAAAGTTCCCATGGTGATTGTGTTAATGAAATCCATATTAAGAGGTGTAGTCTAATGTCTAGATGAAAGACGGAGCAGAGAGGACCCGGAGCACAGAGCGTCCCCTGAGCGGAGCATAGAGGAGTGGCTCaccaggagagagaagaagagagccgCCCTCAGCAGTGGAAGGTACAGTATGAATCAATGGTCAAAGGCTGTCAGTACTTACATACAGTGCATGTTAGTGCTAAAATATGTTATTTACGCTTGCATGGAGTCAGATTTGATACAGTTAGTGTGAAAATATACTTTCTTAAAGTATTTTACTCTCTACAGTGTTCTgaaagaggaagatgaggaggatgaagatAATCAACCAGAGAATGACATACCGCAACATTTCCTCACCATTCCtgaccttcctccctcccttcggCCCCCTCCCCCTGGAGGATGGAAAGTCAAAGTCCGAACTGAATGGGGTTGAAGGGGCAGTGCAGTTAATGGCAGTTTCACACTGAAATTTGTTAAAATTGtgataatgccctttttgtgtaagagctgtttggaaAAAAAAGAACTGGATTTTCAACCTGTTCAGGTGGGGTGGATTTTTTTGGTAACTGATTTGATTattctgaccaatgaccagtcatctTTTATTTGTATATGTATCCTGCTTTGAAGGGGTAAGCAGGGTAGGCTCAGAGTCTAGACGATCCTATCCACCAATCGGGGTTGTGTATGTTAATATATTTAAATTTGTATCAACACGCCCACacgatcagactgagcatttcaatggcaaaaggAGCCTCAGGGAAATAAAtattttcatgaaataaacacacagtgatttattagacatacagtgaataaaaaaagtatttagaCTGCATGGGAGCTTTAAAGCTGGTTCATCATTTCTTGCTCAAAGTTTGATGTGGTGATGCAAGAGCGGATCATTAATTGCTATTAGGGCTCAAACTTTTACTTGAAAGAAGTGAGTGAATTTGTAATCTTCACA is a genomic window of Salvelinus alpinus chromosome 18, SLU_Salpinus.1, whole genome shotgun sequence containing:
- the zmat5 gene encoding zinc finger matrin-type protein 5, whose protein sequence is MGKRYYCDYCDRSFQDNMHNRKKHLYGVQHHRSKKAWFDNFRDAAAVLYDEQTKKPCRKFLQTGQCVFGNNCRFSHMSERDMENLRMQIEDERRSREDPEHRASPERSIEEWLTRREKKRAALSSGSVLKEEDEEDEDNQPENDIPQHFLTIPDLPPSLRPPPPGGWKVKVRTEWG